A genomic region of Parus major isolate Abel chromosome 14, Parus_major1.1, whole genome shotgun sequence contains the following coding sequences:
- the PDXDC1 gene encoding pyridoxal-dependent decarboxylase domain-containing protein 1, translating to MVDPTLAEMGKNLNEAMKMLEDNQRKVEEENEKKYARKDIPGPLQGSGQDMVSILQLVQNLMHGEEEEETSQSYRLQNVGEQGHMALLGHSLAAYISVLDRERLRKLTTRILSDTTLWLCRLFRYENGSAYYHEDDREGLLKICRLVIHTRYEDYTLEGFNVLYTKQPVIYISSAARTGLGQALCNQLGLPLSCMCRVPCNTMFGSQHQMDVALLDRLIKDDVEFGKLPLLLVANAGTPGAGHTDKLGRLKELCEQYKMWLHVEGVNLATLALGYVSSSVLAATKCDSMTLTLGSWLGLPAVPAVTLYRHEDPSLSLAAGLTSSQPVEKLRALPLWLSLQYLGHDGIVERIKHASQLSQRLLENLKNLDFIKTSVEDELSSPVVVFKFFQEYSNRDQTSHAAQASSIQHPMISNEGHIYDTFNQWLGEQLAQLVPASGVDVVELEDEGMCVRFSPLMTSAVLGTEIQDIDQLVDCLKMKIPVLTSTLQLREEFEQEVRRTVGLLYIEDLGWPGLGVVRYNYHSDGKNDDKQEKELEKINTELLKKLNELESDLTFSLGPEFGGQKNCVYIGMVTEDLDVSELVETIAATGREIEENSRLLENMTEVVRKGIQEAQLQLQKANEERLLEEGLLRQIPVVGSVLNWFSPFQASPKGRTFNLTAGSLESTESMYVSKAQGTGSTPPPTPTSSLAKQRLPGQKAFKRSLRNSDGFSETSSISHCDDLDKLDQRPPNLSPGQEQGPLEMERAEEQRELASAKTDTEDIHSDKLPPDCTKAEDQASQR from the exons GTGAGCATACTTCAGTTAGTTCAGAACCTAATGcatggagaggaggaagaggaaactTCGCAGTCCTACAG ACTTCAGAACGTTGGTGAACAGGGTCACATGGCTCTACTGGGACATAGTTTGGCTGCTTATATATCTGTGCTGGACAGGGAAAGACTGAGAAAACTTACAACAAGGATCCTTTCTGACACTACTCTCTGGCTCTGCAGGCTTTTCAG GTATGAGAATGGATCAGCCTATTATCATGAAGATGATCGTGAAGGTCTCCTAAAAATCTGTCGACTTGTAATTCACACCCGCTATGAAGATTATACACTCGAGGGGTTCAATGTGCTCTACACTAAGCAGCCTGTCATATacatcagctctgcagccagaaCAGGCCTGGGCCAAGCTCTCTGTAATCAG TTAGGGTTGCCCCTTTCCTGCATGTGTCGTGTGCCTTGTAACACTATGTTTGGATCTCAGCACCAAATG GATGTTGCTTTGTTGGACAGACTGATTAAAGATGATGTTGAGTTTGGAAAACTGCCTTTGTTGCTTGTGGCCAATGCTG GGACTCCAGGTGCTGGGCACACGGACAAGCTGGGCCGCCTGAAGGAGCTCTGTGAGCAGTACAAGATGTGGCTCCATGTGGAAGG cgTGAATCTGGCAACTTTGGCTTTGGGTTATGTCTCCTCTTCTGTACTG GCTGCTACAAAATGTGACAGCATGACTCTGACTCTGGGTTCCTGGCTGGggctcccagcagtgcctgcagtgaCACTCTACAGACACGAGGATCCATCCTTG tCCTTGGCAGCGGGGCTGACATCGAGCCAGCCCGTGGAGAAGCTCCGTGCCCTGCCCCTGTGGCTCTCCTTGCAGTACCTGGGCCATGATGGCATTGTGGAGAGGATAAAACATGCCTCACAACTG AGTCAAAGGCTGCTGGAAAACTTGAAAAACCTGGATTTCATTAAGACTTCG gTTGAAGATGAATTGAGTTCACCAGTAGTAGTTTTCAAGTTTTTCCAGGAATATTCAAATAGAG ATCAGACCTCACATGCTGCACAGGCCTCAAGTATTCAGCACCCCATGATAAGCAATGAAGGGCACATTTATGACACCTTCAATCAGTGG ctgggagagcagctggcacagctggttCCTGCCAGCGGAGTCGATGTGGTGGAACTGGAGGATGAAGGCATGTGTGTGCGCTTCAGCCCTCTCATGACTTCTGCAG ttttAGGAACTGAAATACAAGACATTGATCAGTTGGTAGActgcttaaaaatgaaaataccgGTGTTGACAAGTACCCTGCAGCTGAGAGAGGAGTTTGAGCAAGAAGTGAGAAGAACAGTTGGCCTGTTGTATATTGAAGATCTTGGCTGGCCAGGATTAGGTGTTGTGag GTACAACTATCACAGTGATGGGAAGAATGAtgataaacaagaaaaagaactAGAAAAAATCAATACAGAACTTCTGAAGAAGTTAAATGAACTGGAGTCAGACCTCACTTTTTCTTTGG GTCCAGAATTCGGAGGACAGAAGAACTGTGTGTACATTGGCATGGTCACAGAGGATCTGGATGTGTCAGAGTTGGTTGAAACTATTGCAGCAACAGGCAgagaaattgaagaaaattcAAGA CTGTTGGAAAACATGACTGAAGTTGTTAGAAAAGGGATACAGGAAGCACAGCTTCAgcttcagaaagcaaatgaagaaCGACTGCTGGAAGAG GGGCTGCTGCGACAGATCCCAGTGGTGGGCTCTGTGCTGAACTGGTTTTCTCCCTTCCAAGCCTCACCCAAGGGAAGGACGTTCAATTTGACGGCAG GCTCTCTAGAATCCACAGAATCTATGTATGTGTCAAAGGCCCAAGGAACAGGCAGCACTCCACCACCAACTCCCACTTCCAGCCTTGCAAAGCAAAGACTTCCTG GTCAGAAAGCTTTCAAAAGGTCTCTGAGAAACTCTGATGGGTTCAGTGAGACCAGTTCCATCAGCCACTGTGATGACCTGGACAAGCTTGATCAGAGACCCCCAAATCTCTCCCCTGGCCAAGAGCAAGGACCTTTGGAAATGgaaagagcagaggagcagagggagttGGCGTCAGCAAAGACAGACACTGAGGACATTCACAGTGACAAATTGCCACCAGACTGCACCAAGGCAGAGGACCAAGCTAGTCAAAGATAA